One Pecten maximus chromosome 7, xPecMax1.1, whole genome shotgun sequence genomic window carries:
- the LOC117331831 gene encoding glutamine--tRNA ligase-like: protein MAAVDVSLFTGIGLSEQKAKETIKNEQVSQLLKLAIEQAKRSGLSTVDKDVGKLLYNVATRLKKQIQSHQGLLVDYIAMKKITTEIQLNAAMDYLLHNPLPPVDTTRLEQESGVGLAITPEQVEEAVEEVIEKYKSELLEKRYNFSTGILMGEARNKLKFADGKMIKNEVDMQVLHLLGPKTEADRQKPAMKKAEKTKQNETQAKEPQTETFMNPDGSVKSFMQVAGEAVHFHKVGENYKTDGYVINEHTMGRLKKHVEAVKGKVHSRFPPEPNGILHIGHAKAINFNFGFAKTMGGNTYLRYDDTNPEKEEEKFFTAILDMVQWLGYQPFKVTHASDYFQELYDFAIVLIKKGFAYVCHMKSEDIKGFNPPDSPWRDRPKEESLQLFEDMKAGKIGEGEATLRMKHVLEEGKKDPVAYRIKFTPHHRTGDKWCIYPTYDFTHCLCDSLENITHSLCTKEFQSRRSSYYWLCNVVDAYCPVQWEYGRLNLNYTVVSKRKIGKLITEDIVRDWDDPRLFTLTALRRRGFPPEAINYFCAKVGVTMSQTTLHPSMLDACVREVLNVTAPRAMAVLDPLKVTITNLSDAPKEVSVPNFPADEGKGSHKVPFGATVFIERDDFREKADKNYKRFSADQPVGLRHAGFVIAVEKVIKDDDGNISELLATCKRSTETDKPKGFIHWVCEPLVCEVRLYEILFNHKNPEDKNVVPGGFVTDVNKNSMQVIPNAYVDVSVKDAKLYDRFQFERVGFFTVDRDSTSTKMVFNRTVTLKEDPGKK, encoded by the exons GCCAAAAGAAGTGGGCTGTCAACTGTGGACAAGGATGTTGGCAAACTGCTCTACAATGTGGCCACCCGTCTCAAGAAACAGATTCAGTCTCACCAGGGCCTCCTTGTCGATTATATCGCCATGAAAAAAATCACCACCGAAATTCAGCTCAATG CTGCCATGGACTACCTGTTACACAATCCACTTCCTCCTGTGGATACCACACGCCTGGAACAGGAGAGTGGAGTGGGCTTGGCAATCACACCGGAGCAGGTGGAGGAAGCA GTGGAAGAAGTAATAGAGAAGTACAAGTCTGAACTGCTGGAGAAACGCTACAACTTCAGTACAGGGATTCTAATGG GTGAGGCAAGAAATAAACTAAAGTTTGCTGATggaaaaatgattaaaaatgaaGTGGATATGCAG GTACTACATTTACTGGGGCCAAAGACTGAAGCAGATAGACAGAAACCAGCCATGAAAAAG gctGAAAAGACCAAACAGAATGAAACTCAGGCCAAGGAACCACAGACAGAAACAT tCATGAACCCTGATGGATCAGTAAAGAGCTTTATGCAGGTGGCTGGAGAAGCAGTTCACTTCCACAAAGTTG GTGAGAATTACAAAACTGATGGCTATGTGATCAATGAACATACAATGGGCCGCCTGAAAAAACATGTGGAGGCTGTCAAGGGAAAG GTACACTCGAGATTCCCACCGGAACCCAACGGAATTCTCCATATAGGACATGCTAAAGCCATCAACTTCAACTTTGGATTTGCCAAG ACGATGGGTGGCAACACATATCTGCGGTATGATGATACAAACCCAGAGAAAGAAGAAGAGAAATTCTTTACAGCCATATTAGACATGGTTCAGTGGCTAG GGTACCAGCCCTTCAAGGTGACGCACGCCTCCGACTACTTCCAGGAGTTGTATGATTTTGCCATAGTACTCATCAAGAAAGGGTTTGCCTATGTGTGTCACATGAAGTCTGAGGATATCAAGGGGTTTAACCCACCTGACTCTCCCTGGAGAGATCGACCAAAGGAGGAGTCCCTACAGTTGTTTGAG GACATGAAAGCTGGTAAAATTGGTGAAGGGGAGGCAACTCTCAGGATGAAGCATGTATTAGAAGAGGGGAAGAAAGACCCTGTGGCATATAGGATCAAGTTTACACCTCATCATCGTACTGGGGATAAATG gtgtatctaccctaCGTATGACTTTACACACTGTTTATGTGATTCATTAGAGAACATCACACATTCGCTCTGTACCAAGGAGTTCCAATCAAG ACGGTCGTCCTATTACTGGTTATGTAACGTGGTGGATGCCTACTGTCCTGTACAGTGGGAGTATGGACGACTCAATCTCAACTACACTGTCGTGTCTAAACGGAAAATAGGAAAACTCATCACAGAAGACATTGTCAG AGATTGGGATGACCCTCGTCTGTTTACACTGACTGCACTGAGGAGAAGAGGGTTCCCACCCGAGGCTATCAACTACTTCTGTGCCAAG GTGGGTGTCACCATGTCCCAGACAACTCTCCATCCGTCCATGTTGGATGCCTGTGTCCGTGAAGTGCTCAATGTGACCGCTCCCAG GGCTATGGCCGTGTTAGACCCACTCAAAGTCACGATAACTAATCTCAGTGATGCCCCTAAGGAAGTTAGTGTCCCCAACTTCCCAGCTGATGAAGGAAAGGGTTCACATAAAGTGCCTTTTGGAGCCACAGTATTTATAGAGAGGGACGACTTCAGAGAG AAAGCAgataaaaattacaaaagatTTTCTGCTGACCAGCCAGTAGGACTTCGTCATGCCGGCTTTGTTATAGCAGTAGAAAAAGTTATAAAG GATGATGATGGGAATATAAGCGAGTTATTAGCCACCTGTAAACGGTCGACAGAGACGGACAAGCCTAAAGGTTTTATCCACTGGGTGTGTGAACCTCTTGTTTGTGAAGTCAGGTTGTATGAAATTCT ATTTAACCATAAAAATCCTGAGGATAAGAATGTTGTCCCTGGTGGATTTGTAACTGATGTCAACAAG aattCTATGCAGGTGATACCTAACGCATATGTGGATGTATCAGTGAAGGATGCTAAACTTTACGACAGATTCCAGTTTGAACGTGTAGGATTTTTCACTGTAGACAGAGATTCTACCTCTACCAAG